In Marmota flaviventris isolate mMarFla1 chromosome 17, mMarFla1.hap1, whole genome shotgun sequence, a single genomic region encodes these proteins:
- the Nxph3 gene encoding neurexophilin-3 isoform X1: MQLTRCCFVFLVQGSLYLVICGQDDGPPGSEDSEHDDHEGQPRPRVPRKRGHISPKSRPMANSTLLGLLVPPGEAWGVLGQHPNRPNHTPPPSAKVKKIFGWGDFYSNIKTVALNLLVTGKIVDHGNGTFSVHFRHNATGQGNISISLVPPSKAVEFHQEQQIFIEAKASKIFNCRMEWEKVERGRRTSLCTHDPAKTCSRDHAQSSATWSCSQPFKVVCVYIAFYSTDYRLVQKVCPDYNYHSDTPYYPSG; encoded by the exons ATGCAACTGACTCGCTGCTGCTTCGTGTTCCTAGTGCAGGGCAGCCTCTATCTG GTCATCTGTGGCCAGGATGATGGTCCCCCTGGCTCAGAGGACTCTGAGCATGATGACCATGAGGGCCAGCCCCGGCCCCGGGTGCCTCGGAAGCGGGGCCACATCTCACCTAAGTCCCGCCCCATGGCCAACTCCACTCTCCTAGGGTTGCTGGTTCCACCTGGGGAGGCTTGGGGGGTCCTTGGGCAGCACCCCAACCGCCCAAACCACACTCCACCACCCTCGGCCaaggtgaagaaaatatttggctggGGTGACTTCTATTCCAACATCAAGACAGTGGCCCTGAACCTGCTCGTCACGGGGAAGATAGTGGACCACGGCAACGGGACCTTCAGCGTCCACTTCCGCCACAATGCCACGGGTCAGGGCAACATCTCCATCAGCCTTGTGCCCCCCAGCAAAGCTGTGGAGTTCCACCAGGAACAGCAAATCTTCATTGAAGCCAAGGCATCCAAAATCTTCAACTGCCGGATGGAGTGGGAGAAGGTAGAGCGGGGCCGCCGGACCTCCCTCTGCACCCACGACCCAGCCAAAACCTGTTCCCGAGACCATGCGCAGAGCTCAGCCACCTGGAGCTGCTCCCAGCCATTCAAAGTCGTCTGCGTCTACATTGCCTTCTACAGCACAGACTACCGACTGGTCCAGAAGGTGTGCCCTGATTACAACTACCACAGCGACACCCCCTACTACCCCTCTGGGTGA
- the Nxph3 gene encoding neurexophilin-3 isoform X2, which yields MQVICGQDDGPPGSEDSEHDDHEGQPRPRVPRKRGHISPKSRPMANSTLLGLLVPPGEAWGVLGQHPNRPNHTPPPSAKVKKIFGWGDFYSNIKTVALNLLVTGKIVDHGNGTFSVHFRHNATGQGNISISLVPPSKAVEFHQEQQIFIEAKASKIFNCRMEWEKVERGRRTSLCTHDPAKTCSRDHAQSSATWSCSQPFKVVCVYIAFYSTDYRLVQKVCPDYNYHSDTPYYPSG from the exons ATGCAG GTCATCTGTGGCCAGGATGATGGTCCCCCTGGCTCAGAGGACTCTGAGCATGATGACCATGAGGGCCAGCCCCGGCCCCGGGTGCCTCGGAAGCGGGGCCACATCTCACCTAAGTCCCGCCCCATGGCCAACTCCACTCTCCTAGGGTTGCTGGTTCCACCTGGGGAGGCTTGGGGGGTCCTTGGGCAGCACCCCAACCGCCCAAACCACACTCCACCACCCTCGGCCaaggtgaagaaaatatttggctggGGTGACTTCTATTCCAACATCAAGACAGTGGCCCTGAACCTGCTCGTCACGGGGAAGATAGTGGACCACGGCAACGGGACCTTCAGCGTCCACTTCCGCCACAATGCCACGGGTCAGGGCAACATCTCCATCAGCCTTGTGCCCCCCAGCAAAGCTGTGGAGTTCCACCAGGAACAGCAAATCTTCATTGAAGCCAAGGCATCCAAAATCTTCAACTGCCGGATGGAGTGGGAGAAGGTAGAGCGGGGCCGCCGGACCTCCCTCTGCACCCACGACCCAGCCAAAACCTGTTCCCGAGACCATGCGCAGAGCTCAGCCACCTGGAGCTGCTCCCAGCCATTCAAAGTCGTCTGCGTCTACATTGCCTTCTACAGCACAGACTACCGACTGGTCCAGAAGGTGTGCCCTGATTACAACTACCACAGCGACACCCCCTACTACCCCTCTGGGTGA